From one Microthrixaceae bacterium genomic stretch:
- a CDS encoding helix-turn-helix transcriptional regulator, with translation MPKRLNRVDEVFKALADPTRRQVIERLVSGTATTSDLAEPFDMALPSFTQHLGVLERAGLVTSTKQGRTRIYRLSPAGLDAAQGWLADQRRIWEARLDRLDQFLIAQQENNR, from the coding sequence ATGCCTAAGCGTTTGAACCGGGTGGACGAGGTCTTCAAAGCCCTCGCCGACCCGACACGGCGCCAGGTGATCGAACGGCTCGTGTCGGGCACGGCGACCACGTCGGACCTGGCCGAACCTTTCGATATGGCGTTGCCCTCGTTCACCCAACACCTCGGGGTGCTGGAACGGGCGGGCCTGGTGACGTCGACCAAGCAGGGACGCACTCGCATCTACCGGTTATCGCCGGCCGGACTCGATGCGGCACAGGGTTGGCTCGCCGACCAGCGCCGCATCTGGGAGGCCCGCCTCGACCGACTCGACCAGTTCCTCATCGCACAACAGGAGAACAACCGATGA
- a CDS encoding hemolysin III family protein, translating to MAVIVFAPLSAALVALAATGADRLAVAVYAVGVTTMLGVSAVYHSGRFGPVGLRRLKRVDHSTILLAIAGSYTAIATLALDGTPAARLLTFVWVGAAAGVTVRLAWIHAPYPVVALVYVVVGWGALIEWGSLTGALSGAQFALVLGGGLLYTLGAAVYALHRPNPWPATFGYHEVFHALVVGGVALHLVAVATLIAAT from the coding sequence GTGGCGGTCATCGTGTTCGCGCCGCTGTCGGCCGCCCTGGTGGCCCTGGCCGCCACCGGCGCCGACCGGCTGGCCGTTGCCGTCTACGCCGTCGGGGTCACCACCATGCTGGGCGTGTCCGCCGTCTACCACTCGGGCCGGTTCGGCCCCGTCGGGCTACGCCGCCTCAAGCGGGTCGACCACTCGACAATCCTCCTGGCGATCGCCGGCAGCTACACCGCCATCGCCACCCTCGCCCTCGACGGGACCCCGGCCGCACGGCTGCTCACCTTCGTGTGGGTGGGGGCAGCCGCCGGAGTGACGGTCCGTCTCGCCTGGATCCACGCCCCCTACCCGGTGGTCGCGCTGGTGTACGTGGTGGTGGGTTGGGGTGCCCTCATCGAATGGGGATCACTGACCGGGGCTCTGTCGGGCGCTCAGTTCGCCCTGGTCCTCGGCGGTGGCCTCCTCTACACCCTCGGGGCCGCGGTGTACGCGTTGCACCGCCCCAATCCCTGGCCCGCCACCTTCGGCTACCACGAGGTCTTCCACGCCCTGGTCGTCGGCGGCGTCGCCCTCCACCTGGTCGCCGTGGCCACCCTGATCGCCGCCACCTGA
- a CDS encoding Ppx/GppA family phosphatase, with protein MSALVASIDIGTNSTRLLVAAAGADGFLDQRERHMRITRLGQGVDRSKGLAPDAVERTLAVLRDYREVIDTHGVDPSRIRMAATSACRDATNRDEFFDAAEQVIGVRPELLSGEEEARLSFLGATADIDPALGPFLVFDLGGGSTEFVLGTSGPEGEILGARSTDFGCVRLTERFITTDPPAAEDLSAAISYVDTWIDDVMIAIPDLDTAVTVVGLAGTVSTVAAVEIGLPAYDRDQIHHFRLTKAAAEDVFRTLATERRSDRLHNPGLEEARVDVIVGGCCALVAILRRLGRDEILVSESDILDGLASSLL; from the coding sequence ATGAGCGCGCTTGTGGCCTCCATCGACATCGGAACCAACTCCACTCGTCTGCTGGTGGCCGCCGCCGGAGCGGACGGTTTCCTCGACCAGCGTGAACGCCACATGCGCATCACCCGGTTGGGCCAGGGAGTCGACCGCTCCAAGGGGTTGGCGCCCGACGCTGTCGAGCGGACTCTCGCCGTGCTGCGCGACTACCGGGAGGTGATCGACACCCATGGCGTCGACCCGTCCCGCATCCGTATGGCCGCCACCTCGGCATGCCGTGACGCCACCAACCGAGACGAGTTCTTCGACGCCGCCGAGCAGGTGATCGGCGTCAGACCTGAACTCTTGTCGGGAGAAGAAGAGGCCCGCCTGTCGTTCCTGGGAGCCACCGCTGACATCGACCCCGCGCTGGGTCCGTTCCTGGTGTTCGATCTAGGTGGTGGATCCACCGAGTTCGTGCTGGGAACGTCAGGCCCCGAGGGCGAGATCCTCGGTGCCCGCTCCACCGACTTCGGCTGCGTGCGCCTCACCGAACGGTTCATCACCACCGACCCGCCAGCGGCCGAAGACCTGAGTGCTGCCATCAGCTACGTCGACACGTGGATCGACGACGTGATGATCGCCATCCCCGACCTGGATACCGCGGTCACCGTGGTAGGCCTGGCCGGGACGGTGTCCACCGTGGCTGCGGTGGAGATCGGCCTCCCTGCCTATGACCGTGACCAGATCCACCACTTCCGTCTCACCAAGGCCGCGGCCGAGGACGTGTTCCGCACCCTGGCCACCGAGCGCCGCTCCGACCGCCTCCACAACCCAGGCCTGGAGGAAGCCCGGGTCGACGTGATCGTCGGAGGCTGCTGCGCCCTGGTCGCCATCCTGCGCCGCCTCGGCCGTGACGAGATCCTGGTGAGCGAGTCCGACATCCTCGATGGCCTAGCCAGCTCCCTCCTCTGA
- a CDS encoding 4a-hydroxytetrahydrobiopterin dehydratase codes for MSTMRPDIPEHWTLTDTGLHRSFEFADFSGAFAFMTRVALVAESQDHHPDWSNSWNRVSITLISHDAGAVTARDLDLARSINRVADGAR; via the coding sequence ATGTCGACCATGCGCCCCGACATTCCCGAGCACTGGACGCTCACCGACACCGGACTACACCGAAGCTTCGAGTTCGCGGACTTCTCCGGAGCCTTCGCCTTCATGACGCGGGTCGCGTTGGTGGCTGAAAGCCAAGATCACCATCCCGACTGGTCGAACTCCTGGAATCGGGTGTCCATCACCCTCATCTCCCACGATGCCGGAGCGGTGACGGCCAGGGATCTCGACCTCGCCCGATCGATCAACCGGGTTGCGGACGGCGCCCGCTAG
- a CDS encoding AIM24 family protein, with protein sequence MIHGDLAQYNEDQTGDPFHLENKKLLKVSLQYGPVMAKAGSMVAYQGEAAFKNLGSGGLSKMIKKAVTAEGVVAMEVTGNGQVFLANQGMDIQVMYLENDQVLCNGASVLAYSASIEMDIERVGSGGGGMRMMAGAMAGGFYQVSLRGTGYVAVTSDGPPVILNVAEARTVADADAVVLWTNGVSMQPRIDAGGLKSMLRGGTGEMLQLEFGGQGWVMVQPSEGVVQGAAAAPASGGGGLGGLLGG encoded by the coding sequence ATGATTCACGGCGATTTAGCTCAGTACAACGAGGACCAGACCGGCGATCCGTTCCACCTCGAGAACAAGAAGCTTCTCAAGGTGAGCCTCCAGTACGGGCCGGTCATGGCCAAGGCCGGCTCCATGGTCGCCTACCAGGGCGAGGCCGCCTTCAAGAACCTGGGGTCGGGCGGCCTGTCCAAGATGATCAAGAAGGCCGTCACCGCCGAGGGTGTGGTGGCCATGGAGGTCACCGGCAACGGGCAGGTGTTCCTGGCCAACCAGGGCATGGACATCCAGGTGATGTACCTGGAGAACGACCAGGTGCTCTGCAACGGTGCCTCGGTGCTGGCCTACAGCGCCTCCATCGAGATGGACATCGAGAGGGTCGGTAGCGGCGGCGGTGGAATGCGGATGATGGCTGGCGCCATGGCTGGTGGCTTCTACCAGGTGAGCCTGCGCGGCACCGGCTACGTGGCCGTCACCTCCGACGGTCCACCCGTCATCCTCAACGTGGCCGAGGCTCGCACCGTCGCTGATGCTGACGCGGTGGTGCTGTGGACCAACGGCGTCTCCATGCAGCCTCGCATCGACGCCGGCGGCCTCAAGTCCATGTTGCGGGGCGGCACCGGCGAGATGCTCCAGCTCGAGTTCGGTGGCCAGGGCTGGGTGATGGTCCAACCGTCTGAGGGCGTGGTCCAAGGCGCGGCCGCCGCTCCCGCCAGCGGTGGCGGAGGCCTCGGCGGTCTGCTCGGCGGCTGA
- a CDS encoding YggS family pyridoxal phosphate-dependent enzyme: MNPQPRTGAYPQPGNDVAVLAANLAGVRARIAAAADRAGRDASAIRLLAVSKTVPEDRIRLAVEAGCRELGENKVQELARKHANLADLDVSWSLIGHLQTNKARDAAACADDFHALDSVRLAEALDRRLDVAGRSLAVYVQVNTSGEPSKFGLPPDDLVGFLSELTRFETLEVRGLMTLAALDPDPERTRRCFALLRTLRDQARDHDPALIGPGELSMGMSGDFELAIEEGSTCVRVGQAIFGPRHLPDSHYWPEARDLTPGA; the protein is encoded by the coding sequence GTGAATCCCCAACCCCGCACTGGCGCTTACCCTCAACCGGGCAACGACGTCGCGGTCCTGGCCGCAAATCTTGCCGGGGTCAGGGCTCGGATCGCCGCGGCCGCCGATCGGGCCGGCCGTGATGCCTCAGCGATCCGGCTGTTGGCGGTCAGCAAGACCGTTCCCGAGGACCGGATCCGTCTGGCGGTTGAGGCCGGCTGCCGTGAGCTGGGCGAGAACAAGGTCCAGGAGCTGGCCCGCAAACACGCCAACCTGGCCGACCTCGACGTCTCGTGGTCCTTGATCGGGCACCTACAGACCAACAAGGCCCGCGACGCGGCTGCGTGCGCCGATGACTTTCACGCCCTGGACAGCGTTCGCCTGGCAGAGGCCCTGGACCGTCGTCTGGATGTTGCCGGGCGCAGCCTGGCCGTTTACGTGCAGGTCAACACCTCGGGTGAACCGTCCAAGTTCGGACTGCCTCCCGACGATCTAGTCGGCTTCCTGTCGGAGTTGACCCGTTTCGAGACCCTGGAGGTACGAGGCCTGATGACGCTGGCCGCCCTCGACCCCGACCCGGAACGGACCCGGCGCTGCTTCGCCCTGCTGCGAACCCTGAGGGATCAGGCCCGAGACCACGACCCGGCCCTGATCGGCCCGGGTGAGTTGTCCATGGGAATGTCGGGTGATTTCGAGCTAGCCATCGAGGAAGGATCGACCTGTGTCCGGGTGGGACAGGCCATCTTCGGTCCCCGCCATCTTCCCGACAGCCACTATTGGCCCGAGGCTCGGGACCTCACCCCGGGGGCCTGA
- a CDS encoding AMP-binding protein produces the protein MTETIWEPDPGIAANTNVGRFMAQHGIADFEELRRRSIEDVAWFWDAVVHLLGLPFSTPYTSVLDESDGIEWARWFSGGETNLTTICLDRWAADTPDAEAVRWEGEDGEVRVLTYADLARHVDGLAALLRERGIGRGDSVGIFLPMLVETVVAALAVAKVGAIFLPVFSGYGADAIAVRLEDADARALLTADGFLRRGKPVPMLETARAAAASVPSVTTMVVVPRLGTPLSTTGRAEEVAWPEPTPEGAPEQVATVALPAETPLFIAYTSGTTGKPKGSVHVHGGFTVKIAEEVAFQFDCGPGDRLFWFADFGWIMGPWEVVGTLANGATLCLYEGAPDFPDVDRLWAYLAAHRVTILGISPTLVRSMMAHGDEPVLRHDLSALRILGSTGEPWNEDPYLWFHRVVGGGRCPVINISGGTEVGACFLSPHPVEALTPMTLGGPALGMAVDVFDDEARPVRGEVGELVCTRPWPGMTRGLWKSPERYIDAYWSRWPGIWVHGDWALIDEDGRWYLRGRSDDTIKIAGKRLGPAEVESALVGHPAVAEAAAVGVPHELKGEALWCYVVLAEGYEPSDGLRAELVAVVTEALGKSFKPSEVRFCTALPKTRSAKVLRRAIRAAAIGRDPGDLSSLEDPGALAAVKDAR, from the coding sequence ATGACCGAGACGATCTGGGAACCGGACCCGGGGATTGCCGCCAACACCAACGTGGGGCGGTTCATGGCTCAACACGGGATCGCTGACTTCGAGGAGCTGCGTCGGCGCTCGATCGAGGACGTGGCCTGGTTCTGGGATGCGGTGGTGCATCTCCTCGGGCTCCCGTTCTCCACGCCCTACACCTCGGTGCTTGACGAATCCGACGGCATCGAGTGGGCCCGGTGGTTCAGCGGCGGAGAGACCAACCTCACCACCATCTGCCTCGACCGGTGGGCGGCCGACACGCCCGACGCCGAGGCCGTCCGGTGGGAAGGCGAGGACGGCGAGGTGCGGGTGCTCACCTACGCCGATCTGGCCCGCCACGTCGACGGACTCGCCGCCCTCCTCCGCGAACGGGGGATCGGCCGGGGTGACTCGGTGGGCATCTTCCTGCCGATGCTGGTTGAGACGGTGGTAGCGGCGTTGGCGGTGGCCAAGGTGGGGGCGATCTTCCTGCCCGTGTTCTCCGGTTATGGCGCGGATGCCATCGCGGTCCGCCTCGAAGACGCGGATGCCCGGGCCCTGTTGACCGCCGACGGCTTCCTCCGGCGGGGAAAGCCGGTCCCCATGTTGGAGACGGCCCGGGCCGCGGCGGCGTCGGTTCCGTCGGTCACCACGATGGTGGTGGTGCCGCGGCTGGGTACGCCCCTGTCCACTACCGGCCGGGCCGAGGAAGTGGCCTGGCCCGAACCCACGCCGGAGGGCGCGCCCGAACAGGTCGCCACCGTGGCCTTGCCGGCCGAGACGCCACTGTTCATCGCCTACACGTCGGGCACCACCGGCAAACCGAAGGGGTCCGTCCATGTCCATGGCGGGTTCACCGTCAAGATCGCCGAGGAGGTGGCCTTCCAGTTCGACTGTGGTCCGGGCGACCGCTTGTTCTGGTTCGCCGACTTCGGCTGGATCATGGGTCCGTGGGAGGTGGTCGGCACCCTGGCCAACGGAGCCACCTTGTGCCTGTACGAAGGGGCGCCCGATTTCCCCGACGTCGACCGGCTCTGGGCCTACCTGGCCGCCCACCGGGTCACGATCCTGGGCATCAGCCCGACCCTGGTGCGGTCGATGATGGCCCACGGAGACGAACCGGTGCTGCGCCACGACCTGTCGGCCCTGCGGATTCTGGGCTCGACCGGAGAGCCCTGGAACGAAGATCCCTACCTCTGGTTCCATCGGGTGGTGGGTGGAGGTCGGTGTCCGGTCATCAACATCTCGGGCGGAACCGAGGTGGGGGCCTGCTTCCTGTCGCCCCACCCGGTCGAGGCGCTAACCCCCATGACCCTGGGGGGCCCAGCCCTGGGCATGGCCGTCGACGTGTTCGACGACGAGGCCCGGCCCGTCCGAGGCGAGGTTGGAGAGCTGGTCTGCACCCGGCCGTGGCCGGGCATGACCCGGGGCCTGTGGAAGTCTCCCGAGCGATACATCGACGCCTACTGGTCGCGGTGGCCGGGGATCTGGGTACACGGGGACTGGGCGCTGATCGACGAGGACGGCCGTTGGTATCTACGGGGCCGCAGCGACGACACGATAAAGATCGCCGGCAAACGGCTCGGCCCCGCCGAAGTCGAGTCGGCACTGGTCGGGCACCCAGCAGTAGCCGAGGCCGCGGCGGTCGGGGTGCCTCACGAACTCAAGGGCGAGGCCCTGTGGTGCTACGTCGTGTTGGCCGAGGGGTACGAACCGTCCGATGGGCTGCGGGCCGAACTGGTCGCCGTCGTCACCGAAGCTCTGGGCAAGTCGTTCAAACCGAGCGAGGTCCGGTTCTGTACCGCCCTACCCAAGACCCGCTCGGCCAAGGTGCTGCGCCGGGCCATCCGGGCGGCTGCGATCGGGCGGGACCCGGGCGATTTGTCCTCGCTGGAGGATCCCGGGGCGCTGGCGGCGGTGAAGGATGCCCGGTGA
- a CDS encoding long-chain fatty aldehyde decarbonylase produces the protein MADFLSQYSIQRWLEMCPQGYLEDTVYGHGPEETEPDELLENEEMRVASIALTVQLIAGERAALAASSGLVNAAPDDASKMFLATQTLDEARHVEIFTRRLMDLGVKKEDVNSTVADLTNPNLVKFAEVLLEKVSNGDFIAGVVGQNIVLEGMAFSVFELLQAISTELNPKFAHTLAGTIADERRHVGFGENRIGSLIRQHPERKEDVERMQQEMAYHMLATFADVFSGAGSTMEKERERMAARGRSLGSNTDWHGTDMATASPAAMEATLAGTVLDEFKIRLGRIGLEYRSPKVPA, from the coding sequence ATGGCCGATTTCCTGTCCCAGTACTCGATCCAGCGATGGCTGGAGATGTGTCCGCAGGGATACCTAGAGGACACGGTCTACGGCCACGGCCCCGAGGAGACCGAGCCCGACGAGCTGCTCGAGAACGAGGAGATGCGGGTGGCATCCATCGCTCTGACGGTGCAGCTCATCGCCGGTGAACGCGCCGCCCTGGCCGCCTCGTCAGGTCTCGTCAATGCCGCGCCCGACGACGCATCCAAGATGTTCCTGGCCACCCAGACCCTCGATGAGGCTCGCCATGTCGAGATCTTCACCCGTCGCCTCATGGACCTGGGAGTCAAGAAGGAGGACGTGAACTCCACCGTCGCCGACCTCACCAACCCCAACCTCGTCAAGTTCGCCGAGGTATTGCTGGAGAAGGTGTCCAACGGGGACTTCATCGCCGGGGTGGTCGGTCAGAACATCGTGCTAGAGGGGATGGCGTTCTCGGTGTTCGAGCTGCTCCAGGCCATCTCGACGGAGCTGAACCCCAAGTTCGCCCACACCCTGGCTGGGACCATCGCCGATGAGCGTCGCCATGTCGGGTTCGGCGAGAACCGAATCGGTTCGTTGATCCGCCAACATCCGGAACGCAAAGAAGACGTGGAGCGCATGCAGCAGGAGATGGCGTACCACATGCTCGCCACGTTTGCCGATGTGTTCAGTGGTGCCGGATCGACCATGGAGAAGGAACGGGAGCGCATGGCGGCCCGGGGTCGGAGCCTGGGCTCCAACACCGATTGGCACGGCACCGACATGGCCACCGCCTCCCCCGCAGCCATGGAGGCCACCCTGGCCGGGACGGTGCTGGACGAGTTCAAGATCAGGTTGGGACGGATCGGGCTGGAGTACCGCTCCCCCAAGGTTCCCGCCTGA
- a CDS encoding MerR family transcriptional regulator, producing MDDSDRATGSEDPATDGDGEFAFTLSELATESEVSERTIRYYQSEKLLPRPEKRGRDAVYRSDHLERICLIVDLRDRGLSLGTIRDLVTTDDPAATVAAWLGIDETLRTPWSEDRAKSMNRDQLRDLVAGHPAGTLGELVDAGFVRDERDGTWTVLSPALTQQALELRAAGIDIDISAALADLLRRRLAKAVQDTVKLVVKRAGEGFAASSDPADLADAFAVLRPAAREMASLILAQEVERALATLADDQPREIRARTSPQPR from the coding sequence ATGGACGACTCCGATCGGGCGACGGGCTCCGAAGATCCGGCCACCGACGGGGACGGCGAGTTCGCGTTCACGCTGAGCGAGCTGGCAACCGAGTCCGAGGTGAGCGAGCGCACGATCCGCTACTACCAGTCCGAGAAGCTGCTGCCCCGGCCCGAGAAGCGGGGTCGAGACGCCGTTTACCGCTCCGATCACCTCGAACGCATCTGCCTGATCGTGGACCTCCGTGATCGCGGGCTCTCCCTCGGCACGATCCGGGACCTGGTGACCACAGATGACCCGGCTGCCACCGTGGCCGCATGGTTGGGTATCGATGAGACGCTCCGGACTCCGTGGTCCGAAGACCGGGCCAAGTCGATGAACCGCGACCAACTACGCGATCTGGTGGCCGGGCATCCGGCCGGGACCCTGGGCGAACTTGTCGATGCCGGATTCGTGCGCGACGAACGCGACGGAACCTGGACCGTGCTCAGCCCGGCCCTGACCCAACAGGCGTTGGAGCTCCGGGCGGCAGGAATCGACATCGACATCTCCGCCGCCCTAGCGGACCTCCTACGCCGTCGTCTGGCCAAGGCGGTCCAGGACACGGTCAAGCTGGTGGTGAAGCGAGCGGGCGAGGGCTTCGCCGCTTCGTCGGACCCAGCGGATCTGGCCGACGCCTTCGCCGTGCTGCGGCCCGCAGCGCGAGAGATGGCCAGCCTGATCCTGGCCCAGGAGGTCGAGCGAGCCCTGGCGACCCTGGCCGACGACCAACCCCGTGAGATCAGGGCCCGCACCTCGCCCCAGCCTCGTTGA
- a CDS encoding GNAT family N-acetyltransferase, with the protein MLRNREPGRAKERMESLFGRRVMLRGLVLSDFEAWNEVRVRCGDWLTRWEPQRLPNQPDPSTDRDAFAVRCSARQRERQLGTGFGFGIFVDGSFCGEINISSIQRGPFQNAYVGYWVDEKVAGQGIMPESVLVVIRFAFEELHLHRIQISIIPRNASSRRVVEKLGLREEGTALRYLEINGVWEDHVRYGITAEDWEARREELEAAWL; encoded by the coding sequence GTGCTGAGGAACCGTGAACCCGGACGGGCCAAGGAGCGGATGGAGTCACTGTTCGGGCGGCGGGTGATGTTGCGCGGTCTGGTGCTGTCGGACTTCGAGGCCTGGAACGAGGTGCGGGTGCGATGCGGTGACTGGTTGACCCGCTGGGAGCCTCAGAGGTTGCCCAACCAGCCCGACCCTTCCACCGACCGCGACGCCTTCGCCGTGCGGTGCAGCGCCCGTCAGCGGGAACGCCAGTTGGGAACGGGCTTCGGTTTCGGGATCTTCGTCGACGGGTCGTTCTGCGGTGAGATCAACATCTCCTCGATCCAGCGTGGCCCGTTCCAGAACGCCTACGTCGGGTACTGGGTGGACGAGAAGGTGGCGGGGCAGGGGATCATGCCCGAGTCGGTGCTGGTGGTCATCCGCTTCGCCTTCGAGGAACTGCACCTGCACCGCATCCAGATCTCGATCATCCCCCGCAACGCATCGAGCCGACGGGTGGTCGAAAAGCTCGGCCTCCGCGAGGAGGGCACCGCCCTTCGCTACCTGGAGATCAACGGCGTATGGGAAGACCACGTCCGCTATGGCATCACCGCAGAAGACTGGGAAGCCCGCCGCGAGGAGCTCGAGGCCGCCTGGCTCTGA
- a CDS encoding long-chain fatty aldehyde decarbonylase, with protein MGDPQAGFEPHLLEEEEFLREVHSFSFWFEAVEGYLEDRPYGFDPAVADIPMDPTDRDSLITTLCNYCVGEAAALEASSGLIRLAPNLHSRIFLATQVADEARHLEVFLHRIGELGVVDPEAEVKVRANPNLGAFKDKLLSLVDRGDWEAAVFAQNVLLESMEDTVFRFHEQVADPVTQQVLEGVVADERRHLGFGENDLGRRLASDPEGRVRLAIIRNELDPLVLAAFDGVYQDLGLSRQDQPDLGRDYLSAVERLGLTT; from the coding sequence ATGGGCGATCCCCAGGCGGGGTTCGAGCCGCACCTCCTGGAGGAGGAGGAATTCCTCCGGGAGGTGCACTCGTTCTCGTTCTGGTTCGAAGCCGTCGAGGGCTATCTGGAGGACCGGCCCTACGGATTCGACCCCGCGGTGGCCGACATCCCCATGGACCCCACCGACCGGGACAGCCTCATCACAACGCTGTGCAACTACTGCGTAGGCGAGGCGGCGGCGCTTGAGGCCTCCAGCGGGTTGATCCGCTTGGCCCCCAACCTCCACAGCCGCATCTTCCTGGCCACGCAGGTCGCCGACGAGGCCCGTCACCTCGAGGTGTTCCTGCACCGGATCGGCGAGCTGGGAGTGGTCGATCCCGAGGCCGAAGTGAAGGTCCGGGCCAACCCCAACCTGGGCGCGTTCAAGGACAAGCTGCTGAGCTTGGTCGACCGGGGTGATTGGGAAGCTGCGGTGTTCGCCCAGAATGTTCTGCTGGAGTCCATGGAGGACACCGTCTTCCGCTTCCACGAGCAGGTGGCCGATCCCGTCACCCAGCAGGTGCTCGAAGGCGTGGTGGCCGACGAACGCCGCCACCTCGGTTTCGGTGAGAACGACCTGGGCCGCCGACTGGCTTCTGACCCAGAAGGGCGGGTCCGCCTCGCCATCATCCGAAACGAACTGGACCCGCTGGTGCTCGCCGCTTTCGACGGCGTCTACCAGGACCTTGGCCTGAGCCGACAGGACCAACCCGATCTGGGCCGCGACTACCTGTCGGCGGTTGAGCGCCTCGGGCTGACCACATGA
- a CDS encoding MOSC domain-containing protein encodes MTLIGSVAQCWTFPVKSLQGHFVPWIEIGTTGVAGDRARGLIDVDSGRLLSAKRISALLDAIGRDGSVELPDGTVVGWDAPDVDDVLSDWLGRRVHLASPEPDGTQSYEMTFDPPDDDAEYYEIPTPAGSFLDLAAVHLITTATLNGAAAEHPALDWDVRRFRPNLVLDVDGPVLVEQQWLGRRLAIGDQVVVDGFQPTVRCAMPLRAQPGLDRQPGLFRAMSELNDEFPNHLGLYASVAEPGRVTTGDPVVLLDA; translated from the coding sequence ATGACGTTGATCGGTTCGGTCGCCCAGTGCTGGACATTTCCGGTGAAGTCGCTTCAGGGGCACTTCGTCCCTTGGATCGAGATCGGCACGACCGGTGTCGCCGGAGACCGAGCCCGCGGTCTGATCGACGTGGACTCCGGTCGGCTCCTGTCGGCCAAGCGCATCAGTGCCCTGCTCGATGCGATCGGACGCGACGGCTCGGTCGAACTACCGGACGGAACGGTGGTCGGCTGGGATGCCCCCGACGTGGACGATGTTCTGTCCGACTGGCTGGGACGACGTGTCCACCTCGCCTCCCCCGAACCCGACGGGACGCAGTCCTATGAGATGACCTTCGACCCGCCCGACGACGACGCCGAGTACTACGAGATCCCCACCCCGGCGGGTTCGTTCCTCGACCTGGCCGCCGTCCACTTGATCACCACTGCGACCCTGAACGGGGCTGCGGCCGAACACCCTGCACTCGATTGGGACGTGCGAAGGTTCCGGCCCAACCTGGTGCTCGATGTCGACGGTCCTGTGCTGGTGGAGCAGCAATGGTTGGGTCGACGCCTCGCCATCGGTGATCAGGTCGTCGTGGATGGGTTCCAACCAACGGTGCGTTGCGCTATGCCGTTGCGCGCTCAACCTGGCCTCGACCGTCAGCCTGGCCTGTTCCGTGCGATGAGCGAGCTGAACGACGAGTTCCCGAACCACCTTGGCCTCTATGCGTCGGTGGCCGAACCCGGTCGGGTCACCACCGGTGATCCGGTGGTGTTGCTCGACGCCTGA